CAGGCGGCGCGCGACAACGATCTGGCCTTCGACTGGTCCAGCTACACGCCGCCGGTCGCGCACCGCCTGGGCGTGCAGGACGTAACGGCCAGCATCGAGACGCTGCGCAACTACATCGACTGGACGCCGTTCTTTATGACCTGGTCGCTGGCGGGCAAATATCCGCGCATCCTGGAAGACGAGGTGGTTGGCGAGGAGGCGAAGCGCCTGTTTAAAGATGCCAACGATATGCTCGACACGCTGAGCGCAGAGAAAAGCCTCAACCCGCGCGGCGTGGTGGGCCTGTTCCCGGCGAACCGCGTGGGCGACGACATCGAAATCTATCGCGATGAAACCCGCACCCACGTGCTGGCGGTCAGCCGCCATCTGCGCCAGCAAACCGAGAAAGTGGGCTTTGCCAACTACTGCCTGGCCGATTTTGTCGCGCCGAAGCTGAGTGGTAAAGCCGACTATATCGGCGCTTTTGCGGTAACCGGCGGTCTCGAAGAAGACGCGCTGGCGGACGCGTTTGAAGCTCAGCACGATGATTACAATAAAATCATGGTGAAAGCGATTGCCGACCGCCTGGCGGAAGCCTTCGCCGAGTACCTCCACGAGCGCGTGCGTAAGGTGCACTGGGGCTACGCGGCGAATGAAAACCTCAGCAATGAGGATCTGATCCGCGAAAATTACCAGGGCATTCGCCCGGCGCCGGGCTATCCGGCCTGTCCGGAGCACACCGAAAAAGGCACCATCTGGAAGCTGCTGGACGTGGAAACCCATACCGGGATGAAGCTCACCGAGTCGTTCGCCATGTGGCCAGGCGCGTCCGTTTCCGGCTGGTACTTCAGCCATCCGGACAGCAAGTACTTTGCCGTGGCGCAGCTGCAGCGGGATCAGATTGAAGATTATGCCCTGCGCAAAGGCATGAGCGTGTCTGAAGTGGAGCGCTGGCTGGCGCCAAATCTCGGCTACGACGCCGACTAAATCACTTTTCCTTACAACAAACAGGGCGCTCATGGGGCGCCCTGTCTCTTTCTTACGTTTAAACCCTTATACTGAACCTATGGAAAACGAATAACGATAAGGAGGAAAACCTTCCGTGCTGACCCTGTTACACCTGCTCTCTGCAGTCGCCCTGCTCGTATGGGGCACCCATATCGTCCGTACCGGCGTGATGCGCGTATTTGGCGCGCGCTTGCGTACCGTTCTCAGCAGCAGCGTTGAGAAGAAGCCGCTCGCCTTCTGCGCGGGCATTGGCGTCACGGCACTGGTGCAGAGCAGTAACGCCACGACCCTGCTTGTCACCTCCTTTGTGGCGCAGGATCTGGTGGCGCTGGCCCCGGCGCTGGTGATTGTGCTGGGTGCGGATGTAGGTACCGCGCTGATGGCGCGTGTTCTGACCTTCGATCTCTCCTGGCTGTCGCCGCTGCTGATTTTTCTCGGCGTCATCTTCTTCCTCGGCCGCAAACAGACGCGCGCCGGGCAGCTCGGGCGCGTAGGAATTGGCCTCGGGCTGATCCTGCTGGCGCTGGAGCTGATTGTGCAGGCGGTCACGCCAATCACCGAGGCCAATGGCGTTCAGGTCATCTTCGCCTCCCTGACCGGGGACATCATGCTGGACGCGCTCATTGGCGCGGTGTTTGCTATCGTCAGCTACTCCAGCCTGGCGGCGGTTCTGCTGACGGCCACGCTTACCGCCGCAGGGGCGATCTCTTTCCCGGTAGCGCTGTGTCTGGTGATCGGGGCCAACCTCGGCTCAGGCCTGCTGGCGATGCTTAACAACAGCGCCGCCAACGCCGCCGCCCGCCGCGTGGCGCTGGGCAGCCTGCTGTTTAAGCTGGTGGGCAGCCTGATTATCCTGCCCTTTATCCACCCGCTGGCGAACCTGATGGACAATCTCCCGCTGCCGAAGGCGGAGCTGGTGATCTACTTCCACGTGTTCTACAACCTGGTGCGCTGCCTGGCGATGGTCCCTTTTGCCGGGCCGATGGCCCGCTTCTGCGAGCGTCTCATTCAGGACGAACCGGAGCTGGATGCGCGCCTGAAGCCGAAGCACCTGGATACGTCCGCTCTGGATACCCCGGCGCTGGCGCTGGCGAATGCCGCGCGCGAGACGCTGCGCATGGGCGACGCAATGGAAACCATGCTCGAAGGCCTGCAAAAGGTGATGCACGGCGAGCCGCGTGAAGAGAAAGAACTGCGCAGACTGGCGGACGATATCAACGTGCTCTATACCGCTATCAAGCTTTACCTGGCGCGTATGCCGCAGGACGAGTTGGCGGAAGAGGAGTCCCGCCGCTGGGCGGAAATCATCGAGATGTCGCTTAACCTTGAGCAGGCCTCGGATATCGTGGAGCGTATGGGCAGCGAGATCGCCGACAAATCCCTTGCCGCGCGTCGTGCGTTTTCAGGTGAAGGCCTGAAGGAGCTGGAAGCGCTGCACGAACAGCTGGTCAGCAACCTCAAGCTGGCGATGCTGGTCTTCTTCTCCAGCGACGTGCCGAGCGCGCGCCGCCTGCGCCGCAACAAGCATCGTTTCCGCATTCTGAACCGCCGCTACTCGCACGCCCACGTTGAGCGTCTGCACCAGCAGAACGTGCAGAGTATCGAAACCAGTTCGCTGCACTTGGGGCTGCTGGGGGATATGAAGCGTCTCAACTCGTTGTTCTGCGCGGTGGCGTACAGCGTGATGGAACAGCCGGATGAAGACGACGAGCGGGATGAGTATTAATCTTCGGCGTGTTTGATTGTTAGCCCAAGACCCAATGCTTTCATGACCGCCAGAGTGGTTTTAAGCGTTGGGTTTCCTTTATCACTGAACGATCGATACAGTTGCTCTCGTGATAGGCCAGTTTGCTGTGAAATGGTCGACATTCCTTTCGCTCGCGCGATGACGCCCAGAGCTTTAGCAATATACGCTGAGTCGCCCGTTTCTAAGGCATCAGCCATAAACACGGCGATTTCCTCGTCATCCACCAGCGCATTGGCTGGATCGTAGGGTGTTAATTTATGCATGCTCATTCACTCCTGCCATTGGGATACATTGCTCAGCATTTTTGCCATAAGTATGTCTCTGGCCTGGCTGCTTTTGTCACCACCACACAACAGCACGATGATGCAATTGCCCTGGTCTTTAAAATAGATTCTGTAGCCCGGACCATAGTGGATCCTCAGCTCACTTATACCTTCGCCCACGGGTTTAATGTCGCCCGCTAAACCATTTGCCAACCGAAAGAGGCGGGAAGCGATAATGGTTTTCGCTCGCCGATCTTTTAAGTTTTGCTCCCAGCGTTGGAAGGATTCTGTCTGAACGATCTCCTTCATATTACTCCATGTGATTTATAAACTACAAATAATTGTCTCTGGAGAGTAAAGCTAAAAGGAGTTAGCTCAAGGATAAATGGCCTGACGCTAAATCCTGAAAGCGTCTCGCAAAATAAAAAACCCGTCTCAGTAACCGTCGGCTAATCTTTTTTTCCAGCCCATACCTAAGGTATATTTCGCCCTTCACAGGAGAAACTATGCTGCAAACTCAATCAACCCGATTAAACAAATACATTAGCGAGAGCGGGATCTGCTCACGTCGCGAGGCTGACCGTTACATTGAACAAGGTAACGTGTTTCTTAACGGCAAACGCGCCACCATCGGCGACCAGGTGGTCCCTGGCGATGTGGTTAAAGTGAATGGTCAGGTCATCGAACCGCGTGATGCTGAAGACCTAGTGTTTATCGCGTTGAACAAACCGGTTGGGATTGTCAGCACCACGGAAGACGGTGAGCGGGACAACATCGTTGATTTCGTGAACCACAGCAGCCGTATCTTCCCGATTGGCCGTCTGGATAAAGACTCTCAGGGGCTGATTTTCCTCACCAACCACGGCGATCTGGTCAACAAAATTCTGCGTGCCGGTAATGACCACGAGAAAGAGTATGTCGTTACGGTGAACAAGCCGGTGACGGACGAATTTATTCGCGGCATGGGCGCCGGGGTGCCGATCCTCGGTACCGTCACGAAAAAGTGTAAGGTGAAGAAAGAAGCGCCGTTCGCGTTCCGCATTACGCTGGTGCAGGGCTTAAACCGCCAGATCCGCCGTATGTGCGAGCACTTCGGTTATGAAGTGACGAAGCTGGAACGCACGCGCATCATGAACGTCAGCCTGTCCGGTATCCCGCTGGGCGAGTGGCGCGATTTAACGGATGATGAGCTGATTGAACTCTTCAAGCTTATCGAGAACTCCTCGTCCGAAGCGAAGCCGAAGGCCAAAGCAAAACCGAAAACCCAGGCGATTAAGCGCCCGGTGGTGAAGGCGCCTCAGGCGGAAGATAAGGGGCGAGGCAAGCCGGGTAATGGAAAACGCTTTACCCAGCCGGGGCGCAAAAAGAAAGGGCGCTGATTAGCGCCTTCCACGGGTAGACGTTGTGGCGGACCAGGAAAAGGTCGCCTCTGCATCGGGTTTATAAGCCTGCTCTTTTTTAAGCTTGCGGGCTTTTTTCGCCGCGGCGTCACGCTGCGCCATCAGCTTATCGATGTACTCTTTTTTCACCTGATTGGTTTCGGCGTTCGTCAGCGTGCGGCCATGTGCGATACGGGCACGGTCGAGAAGCGTTTTCAGTTCGCGCTGCTCGGCTTCCGTCATGTCTTTCTGGGTCAAACGTGGTGTAGCCATTGCTGAAGCCTCCTGATAGAGAGGCTTCAGTGTAAAGCAAGCCGCGTAAATTAACCCTGCTTCACCGCATCTTTTTTCGTTTGTTCATCAATCGGTTTGCCGGACCAGTAGCCCGCCAGCAGCGAGCCGGAGAGGTTATGCCAGACGGAGAACAGCGCGCCAGGCAGGGCCGCCAGCGGGGAGAAGTAAATTTTACCGAGCGCCGCCGCCAGGCCGGAGTTCTGCATGCCTACCTCGATTGCCAGCGTGCGGCAGGTCGATTCGTCAAAACCGAACAGCTTCCCGCCCCAGTAGCCGCCCAGCAGGCCAATAGTGTTATGCAGCACCACGGCGATGATTACCACAAAGCCCACGGAGGCAATGTGCGATGCGGAACCCGCCACCACGGCGCTGATGATTGCCAGAATGCAGACCATCGAAAACGCGGGCAGGTACGGCTCAACGGCCTTCACCACGCGCGGGAAAAGATGGTGAATGACCAGCCCCAGCGCAATCGGGATCACCACAATCTGCAGAATGCTGAGCAGCATGCCCATCACGTCCACCTGAATATGCGCGTCCACGTACAGGCGGGTTAACAGCGGCGTGGCAATCACGCCAACCAGCGTTGAAACGGAGGAGATGGTGACGGAGAGCGCCACGTCGCCTTTTGCCAGGTAGATCATGACGTTGGACGCCGTGCCGCTGGCCACGCTGCCCACCAGCACCATCCCGGCGGAGAGATCGGGCGGCATCTTAAAGGCCATCGCCAGCAGCCACGCCGCAAGCGGCATCACGAGGTAGTGCAGGAAGATCCCTGCGGCGACGGGCGCAGGGCGAGACAGCACGCGTTTAAAGTCGTCGATTTTCAGATGCACGCCCATACCGAACATGATCAGCATCAGCAGCGTGGCGACCCACGGACCAATGCCCGTGAACGTGGCGGGGGTGTAATACGCGAGTACGGAGAGCAGCAGCGCCCATAACGGGAACAGCCGCGTAACGGCGGATAACATAGTGGATTCCTTGCAGTATTGTCGTGTTGTTTAGTTATGAAAAAGCCGGGTCTGTGCCCGGCTTATAGGTATTGTTTATCGTGCTAACGAATTTTATTCAAACAAATTCTGATGAAGTTTCTGCACGACCTGCTCGGCCTGATCGGCAGGCACCAGGAAGCAGAGGTTGTAGCTGGATGCGCCGTAGCAGATCATGCGGATGCTGAACGGGTCGAGCACGCCGAACACCTCTTTACCCACGCCGCAGGCGCGCGACAGCTTGTTGCCGATGATGGCAACCAGCGCCAGGTCTTCTTCTACTTCCACGCGGCACAGCTCAGACAGCTCAATCAGCAGCGACTGCGTCAGCAGCGTGTCGCCGGTGGAGGTCGAGCCGGTGGTGTCCAGCGTTAGCGCAATGCTCACTTCAGAGGTGGTGATCAGATCCACCGAAATATTGTGGCGCGCCAGAATGCCAAACACTTCCGCCAGGAAACCGCGTGAATGCAGCATATTGTGGCTGTGGAGCGTCACCAGCGTCTGGCGACGGCGCAGGGCCAGGGCGCGGAACAGAGGTGGGTTTTCCGTTTTCTTGCAGACCAGCGTCCCGCCCGCTTTCGGATCTTTGCTGGAGCCGACGAAGACCGGAATATCGCTGCGTACGGCCGGCAGCAGCGTTGCCGGGTGCAGCACTTTCGCACCGAAGGTGGCCATTTCAGCCGCTTCTTCAAAGGCGATCACATCAATACGTTTAGCCGCAGAAACGACGCGCGGGTCGGTGGTGTAAATGCCCGGAACGTCCGTCCAGATATCCACGCGCGTTGCATGCAGGGCTTCGCCCAGCAGCGCGGCGGTGTAGTCGCTGCCGCCGCGGCCAAGCGTGGTGGTGCGGCCTTTCGCTTCACTGCCGATAAAGCCCTGGGTAATCACGATACCGTCTGCCAGGCGTGGTGCCAACTGCTGATTGGTCAGCTCCGCCAGCGCCTCAACGTCCGGCTCGGCGCGGCCAAAGCGATCGCTGGTACGCATCACTTTACGCACGTCAAACCACTGCGCCTGAACGTTACGCTCGCGCATGATTTCAACAAACAGCAGGGTAGACATCAGCTCGCCGTGGCTGACCAGTTCGTCGGTCAGGGCGGTGGAGGTAGCCAGAGACGCCGCTTCTGCCAGAGTGGTGATATTTTCCAGCAGACGTTCCACTTCCTCGCGGATGACGTTTGGGTTCTGCAGACGTTCAAGGATGTCGAACTGAATTTTGCGCAGTGCATCCAGCTTCACGAAACGTTCTGTCGCTTCCAGTCCTTCAGACAGAGAAACCAGCAGGTTCGTCACGCCGGCGGAGGCAGACAGCACCACCAGGCGGGTATTCGGATCGGCCAGCACCACATCGGCGCTGCGGTTCATGGCATCGTAATCGGCCACACTGGTGCCGCCAAATTTGGCGACCACAAAACTCGTCATAACAACCTCGTGTCAGGGAATGAATAAGCGACCTTGGCACAAGAGTGAAACGAAAACAGGTGCAGGCGCAAAATACGGCCCTATAAATAAAATGCGGGGGAGGTCCTGTCAATGCTGGGATTATGCGGATTTTTTATGGGGGGGTACCCCTGAGAAACAGGACTTATAACAGCGCCAGATTTTATGCTCCGTTTTAGGGCTTTTTGACCGACATTTCGCCGCCCCGGGAGGGCGCTTCAGCAGCTATACTTTTCGGGTCTTTTCACCTGTGTTTGATGCAGGCCAGGGCAATGGCATAAAAACCATCACAATTTTTATTTGCAGGCGCTACAATCGACCGCAGTCACAATTCTCAAATCAGAAGAGTATTGCTAATGAAAAACATCAACCCAACGCAGACCGCTGCCTGGCAGGCACTCCAGAAACATTTTGATGAAATGAAAGACGTC
This region of Enterobacter asburiae genomic DNA includes:
- a CDS encoding Na/Pi cotransporter family protein, which gives rise to MLTLLHLLSAVALLVWGTHIVRTGVMRVFGARLRTVLSSSVEKKPLAFCAGIGVTALVQSSNATTLLVTSFVAQDLVALAPALVIVLGADVGTALMARVLTFDLSWLSPLLIFLGVIFFLGRKQTRAGQLGRVGIGLGLILLALELIVQAVTPITEANGVQVIFASLTGDIMLDALIGAVFAIVSYSSLAAVLLTATLTAAGAISFPVALCLVIGANLGSGLLAMLNNSAANAAARRVALGSLLFKLVGSLIILPFIHPLANLMDNLPLPKAELVIYFHVFYNLVRCLAMVPFAGPMARFCERLIQDEPELDARLKPKHLDTSALDTPALALANAARETLRMGDAMETMLEGLQKVMHGEPREEKELRRLADDINVLYTAIKLYLARMPQDELAEEESRRWAEIIEMSLNLEQASDIVERMGSEIADKSLAARRAFSGEGLKELEALHEQLVSNLKLAMLVFFSSDVPSARRLRRNKHRFRILNRRYSHAHVERLHQQNVQSIETSSLHLGLLGDMKRLNSLFCAVAYSVMEQPDEDDERDEY
- a CDS encoding addiction module antidote protein, producing the protein MHKLTPYDPANALVDDEEIAVFMADALETGDSAYIAKALGVIARAKGMSTISQQTGLSREQLYRSFSDKGNPTLKTTLAVMKALGLGLTIKHAED
- a CDS encoding type II toxin-antitoxin system RelE/ParE family toxin codes for the protein MKEIVQTESFQRWEQNLKDRRAKTIIASRLFRLANGLAGDIKPVGEGISELRIHYGPGYRIYFKDQGNCIIVLLCGGDKSSQARDILMAKMLSNVSQWQE
- the rluF gene encoding 23S rRNA pseudouridine(2604) synthase RluF, with the translated sequence MLQTQSTRLNKYISESGICSRREADRYIEQGNVFLNGKRATIGDQVVPGDVVKVNGQVIEPRDAEDLVFIALNKPVGIVSTTEDGERDNIVDFVNHSSRIFPIGRLDKDSQGLIFLTNHGDLVNKILRAGNDHEKEYVVTVNKPVTDEFIRGMGAGVPILGTVTKKCKVKKEAPFAFRITLVQGLNRQIRRMCEHFGYEVTKLERTRIMNVSLSGIPLGEWRDLTDDELIELFKLIENSSSEAKPKAKAKPKTQAIKRPVVKAPQAEDKGRGKPGNGKRFTQPGRKKKGR
- a CDS encoding DUF3811 domain-containing protein — translated: MATPRLTQKDMTEAEQRELKTLLDRARIAHGRTLTNAETNQVKKEYIDKLMAQRDAAAKKARKLKKEQAYKPDAEATFSWSATTSTRGRR
- the panS gene encoding ketopantoate/pantoate/pantothenate transporter PanS yields the protein MLSAVTRLFPLWALLLSVLAYYTPATFTGIGPWVATLLMLIMFGMGVHLKIDDFKRVLSRPAPVAAGIFLHYLVMPLAAWLLAMAFKMPPDLSAGMVLVGSVASGTASNVMIYLAKGDVALSVTISSVSTLVGVIATPLLTRLYVDAHIQVDVMGMLLSILQIVVIPIALGLVIHHLFPRVVKAVEPYLPAFSMVCILAIISAVVAGSASHIASVGFVVIIAVVLHNTIGLLGGYWGGKLFGFDESTCRTLAIEVGMQNSGLAAALGKIYFSPLAALPGALFSVWHNLSGSLLAGYWSGKPIDEQTKKDAVKQG
- the lysC gene encoding lysine-sensitive aspartokinase 3 encodes the protein MTSFVVAKFGGTSVADYDAMNRSADVVLADPNTRLVVLSASAGVTNLLVSLSEGLEATERFVKLDALRKIQFDILERLQNPNVIREEVERLLENITTLAEAASLATSTALTDELVSHGELMSTLLFVEIMRERNVQAQWFDVRKVMRTSDRFGRAEPDVEALAELTNQQLAPRLADGIVITQGFIGSEAKGRTTTLGRGGSDYTAALLGEALHATRVDIWTDVPGIYTTDPRVVSAAKRIDVIAFEEAAEMATFGAKVLHPATLLPAVRSDIPVFVGSSKDPKAGGTLVCKKTENPPLFRALALRRRQTLVTLHSHNMLHSRGFLAEVFGILARHNISVDLITTSEVSIALTLDTTGSTSTGDTLLTQSLLIELSELCRVEVEEDLALVAIIGNKLSRACGVGKEVFGVLDPFSIRMICYGASSYNLCFLVPADQAEQVVQKLHQNLFE